In one Aquabacterium sp. OR-4 genomic region, the following are encoded:
- a CDS encoding cation diffusion facilitator family transporter, with translation MGSDQHHAPAAARHDHDHDHDHDHDHDHSHGHGHHGHHGHHGHHGHHHPVPTDFSRAFAIGIALNLGFVLVEALVGWRVDSLALLADAGHNLSDVAGLVLAWAGAAAGRMSPDLRHTYGWKRAGIVAAVANGLLLLVAMGALGWEAAQRLAAPVPVPGWPVVWVAAIGIVVNGVTALLFMRGSAHDLNIRGAFLHMAGDALVSAGVVASGLAALWFGWVRLDAITSLLIAVLILASSWGLLRRSLHLLFDGVPEHIDLAQVQALLRAQPGVAAVHDLHVWAMGTTETALTAHLVMPEGGADDAFLQHATQQLQARFGIAHVTLQPVRVAFMPGCAAAG, from the coding sequence ATGGGTTCCGATCAGCACCACGCCCCGGCCGCCGCGCGGCACGATCACGATCACGATCACGATCACGATCACGATCACGATCACAGCCACGGTCATGGCCACCACGGCCACCACGGCCACCACGGCCATCACGGCCACCACCACCCGGTGCCCACCGACTTCAGCCGCGCCTTCGCCATCGGCATTGCGCTGAACCTGGGCTTCGTGCTGGTCGAGGCGCTGGTCGGCTGGCGGGTCGACTCGCTGGCCCTGCTGGCCGATGCCGGCCACAACCTCAGCGACGTGGCCGGCCTGGTGCTGGCCTGGGCCGGCGCCGCGGCCGGGCGCATGTCGCCCGACCTGCGCCACACCTATGGCTGGAAGCGCGCCGGCATCGTGGCCGCGGTGGCCAACGGCCTGCTGCTGCTGGTGGCCATGGGCGCGCTCGGCTGGGAGGCGGCCCAGCGCCTGGCCGCGCCCGTGCCGGTGCCGGGCTGGCCGGTGGTGTGGGTGGCGGCCATCGGCATCGTGGTCAACGGCGTCACGGCGCTGCTGTTCATGCGCGGCAGCGCGCACGACCTCAACATCCGCGGCGCCTTCCTGCACATGGCCGGTGATGCGCTGGTGTCGGCCGGCGTGGTGGCCAGCGGCCTGGCGGCACTGTGGTTCGGCTGGGTGCGGCTGGACGCCATCACCAGCCTGCTGATCGCGGTGCTGATCCTGGCCAGCAGCTGGGGCCTGCTGCGCCGCTCGCTGCACCTGCTGTTCGACGGCGTGCCCGAGCACATCGACCTGGCCCAGGTGCAGGCCCTGCTGCGCGCCCAGCCCGGTGTGGCCGCGGTGCACGACCTGCATGTGTGGGCCATGGGCACCACCGAGACTGCCCTCACCGCCCACCTGGTGATGCCCGAGGGCGGCGCCGACGATGCCTTCCTGCAGCACGCCACGCAGCAGCTGCAGGCGCGCTTCGGCATCGCCCATGTCACGCTGCAGCCGGTGCGCGTGGCCTTCATGCCGGGCTGCGCTGCCGCCGGCTGA
- the crcB gene encoding fluoride efflux transporter CrcB: MLHALAAIAAGASLGAIVRWGLANAFNALLPTLPPGTLIANLLGGYLVGVAVAFFAQHPALPPAWRLFVITGFLGGLTTFSTFSAEVVANLSAGRTGWALATAALHLAGSVLMTLLGMASVALLRAAPPPA; encoded by the coding sequence CTGCTGCACGCTCTTGCCGCCATTGCCGCCGGCGCCTCGCTGGGCGCCATCGTGCGCTGGGGCCTGGCCAATGCCTTCAATGCGCTGCTGCCCACGCTGCCGCCGGGCACGCTGATCGCCAACCTGCTGGGCGGCTACCTGGTGGGCGTGGCGGTGGCCTTCTTTGCCCAGCACCCGGCGCTGCCACCAGCCTGGCGGCTGTTCGTGATCACCGGTTTTCTGGGCGGGCTGACCACGTTTTCAACCTTCTCGGCCGAGGTGGTGGCCAATCTGAGCGCCGGCCGCACCGGCTGGGCCCTGGCCACCGCCGCGCTGCACCTGGCCGGCAGCGTGCTGATGACCCTGCTGGGCATGGCCAGCGTGGCCCTGCTGCGCGCAGCGCCACCGCCGGCCTGA
- a CDS encoding helix-turn-helix transcriptional regulator: MTKTARLYKIERLIRQRQHVSFAGLLAELEVSPATLKRDLEYLRDQLGAPITYDRELNAYRFEATGGGSALARSTARHELPGLWFSERELYALLMAHQLISGLDSQGLLSRHLQPLLDRIHELLGPGGENDSKALMKRVKIIGALRRPVDATCFERVGEALIRRQRIAMRYLTRTRGEVSQREVSPQRLVHYKNTWYLDAWCHQRERLLRFALDAVQEATLTDTRAKDVAMRQVQAEMDTGYGIYAGGTRQLAVLRFSAQAAPWTSHEEWHPEQQGRWLADGSWELTLPYADETELVMDILRQGEQVQVMAPDSLRAAVRRRLAAAAALYVGA, from the coding sequence ATGACCAAGACCGCACGCCTGTACAAGATCGAGCGCCTGATCCGCCAGCGCCAGCATGTCAGCTTTGCCGGCCTGCTGGCCGAGCTGGAGGTGTCGCCGGCCACGCTCAAGCGCGATCTGGAGTACCTGCGCGACCAGCTCGGCGCGCCGATCACCTACGACCGCGAGCTCAACGCCTACCGCTTCGAGGCCACCGGCGGCGGCAGCGCGCTGGCGCGCAGCACGGCGCGCCACGAACTGCCCGGCCTGTGGTTCAGCGAGCGCGAGCTGTATGCGCTGCTGATGGCGCACCAGCTGATCTCGGGCCTCGACAGCCAGGGCCTGCTCAGCCGCCATCTGCAGCCGCTGCTCGACCGCATCCACGAGCTGCTGGGCCCGGGCGGCGAGAACGACAGCAAGGCCTTGATGAAGCGGGTGAAGATCATCGGCGCGCTGCGCCGGCCGGTGGATGCCACCTGCTTCGAGCGGGTGGGCGAGGCGCTGATCCGGCGCCAGCGCATCGCCATGCGCTACCTCACCCGCACGCGCGGCGAGGTCAGCCAGCGCGAGGTCTCGCCGCAGCGCCTGGTGCACTACAAGAACACCTGGTACCTCGATGCCTGGTGCCACCAGCGCGAGCGCCTGCTGCGTTTTGCGCTGGACGCGGTGCAGGAGGCCACGCTGACCGACACCCGTGCCAAGGACGTGGCCATGCGCCAGGTGCAGGCCGAGATGGACACCGGCTACGGCATCTACGCCGGCGGCACGCGCCAGCTGGCGGTGCTGCGCTTCTCGGCCCAGGCGGCGCCCTGGACCAGCCACGAGGAGTGGCACCCCGAGCAGCAGGGTCGCTGGCTGGCCGACGGCAGCTGGGAGCTGACGCTGCCCTACGCCGACGAGACCGAGCTGGTGATGGACATCCTGCGCCAGGGCGAGCAGGTGCAGGTGATGGCGCCCGACAGCCTGCGCGCGGCGGTGCGGCGGCGGCTGGCGGCCGCTGCGGCGCTGTACGTCGGGGCCTGA